From a single Sphingobium lignivorans genomic region:
- the egtD gene encoding L-histidine N(alpha)-methyltransferase, with translation MMVHTNLKLIERDGEGVDPAFRDDVLKGMAQRQKAIPARWFYDLAGSELFERITALPEYYPTRAETALLERHGQDIARLVGPGRAVVEFGSGSSVKTPLLLREISPAAYVPIDISGEFLRQSSEALAQAFPTLPVMPVEADFMKTVELPAAVKAFGMLGFFPGSTIGNLVPRTAVDLLRSMRETLGDRAQLLIGVDRVKDIDRLVRAYDDTQGITARFNLNLLLRINRELGADIPVEQFRHVARWNPDWSRIEMHLEATRDVSFSISGCSFAMLVGETIHTENSHKYTPDQARLILQASGWTPNAQWTDADGDFLLVLCEASEQRSAP, from the coding sequence ATGATGGTGCACACCAATCTGAAGCTGATCGAGCGGGACGGCGAGGGCGTCGATCCGGCGTTTCGCGACGATGTGCTGAAGGGCATGGCCCAGCGCCAGAAGGCCATTCCCGCCCGCTGGTTCTATGATCTCGCCGGGTCCGAGCTGTTCGAGCGCATCACTGCCCTGCCGGAATATTATCCCACGCGTGCCGAGACCGCGCTGCTGGAGCGGCACGGGCAGGACATCGCCCGGCTGGTCGGGCCGGGGCGTGCCGTGGTGGAGTTCGGCTCGGGCAGCTCGGTCAAGACGCCGCTGCTGCTGCGCGAGATATCTCCGGCGGCTTATGTGCCGATCGACATTTCCGGCGAGTTCCTGCGCCAGTCCAGCGAGGCGCTGGCGCAGGCCTTCCCGACGCTGCCGGTGATGCCGGTGGAAGCGGACTTCATGAAGACGGTGGAATTGCCCGCTGCCGTGAAGGCCTTCGGCATGCTCGGTTTCTTCCCGGGCTCGACGATCGGCAATCTCGTGCCCCGCACCGCCGTCGACCTGCTGCGATCGATGCGCGAAACGCTCGGCGACCGGGCGCAGCTGCTGATCGGGGTGGACCGCGTGAAGGACATCGACCGGCTGGTCCGCGCCTATGACGATACGCAGGGCATCACCGCGCGCTTCAATCTCAACCTGCTGCTGCGGATCAATCGCGAGCTCGGCGCGGACATTCCGGTCGAGCAGTTCCGCCATGTTGCGCGGTGGAATCCGGACTGGAGCCGCATCGAAATGCATCTCGAAGCCACGCGGGATGTGAGCTTCAGCATTTCGGGCTGCAGCTTCGCGATGCTCGTGGGCGAGACCATCCACACGGAGAACAGCCACAAATACACGCCGGATCAGGCGCGGCTGATCCTGCAGGCCAGCGGCTGGACGCCCAATGCCCAGTGGACCGACGCCGATGGCGACTTCCTCCTGGTGCTGTGCGAAGCGAGCGAGCAGCGGTCCGCGCCCTGA
- a CDS encoding isocitrate lyase, which produces MTYHAEIERLTDSIALQGPGWASIDPESAARMRAQNRFRTGLDIARYTAGIMRRDMAAYDLDPGNYTQSLGCWHGFIGQQKLIAIKKHFGSTRGRYLYLSGWMIAALRSEFGPLPDQSMHEKTSVPALIAELYTFLRQADARELGGLFRALDDARRTHNQLDEMRLINAIETHETHVVPIIADIDAGFGNAEATYLLAKKMIEAGACALQIENQVSDEKQCGHQDGKVTVPHEDFLQKIRAIRYAFLELGVEDGIIVARTDSLGAGLTKQIAYSREPGDLGDQYNGFLDCEEIDPADIGNGEVFISRAGKLLRPKRLPSNLYQFRPGTGEDRCVLDSITALRNGADLLWIETEKPHIGQIAGMMDRIRAVIPNAKLVYNNSPSFNWTLNFRQQVFDAWEAEGRDVSAYDRATLMSADYDGTALASEADERIRTFQRDASARAGIFHHLITLPTYHTAALSTDNLARDYFGEQGMLGYVAGVQRREIREGIACVKHQNMAGSDIGDDHKDYFAGDAALKAGGGANTMNQFAA; this is translated from the coding sequence ATGACCTATCATGCAGAGATCGAGCGGCTGACGGACAGCATTGCCCTGCAGGGCCCTGGCTGGGCCTCGATCGATCCCGAATCCGCCGCACGGATGCGCGCGCAGAACCGCTTTCGCACCGGGCTGGACATCGCCCGCTACACGGCCGGCATCATGCGCCGCGACATGGCGGCCTATGATCTCGACCCCGGCAACTACACCCAGTCGCTGGGCTGCTGGCACGGCTTCATCGGGCAGCAGAAGCTGATCGCCATCAAGAAACATTTCGGCAGCACGCGCGGGCGCTATCTCTATCTCTCGGGCTGGATGATCGCGGCCCTGCGCAGCGAATTCGGCCCGCTGCCGGACCAGTCCATGCACGAGAAGACCAGCGTGCCTGCCCTGATAGCGGAACTCTACACCTTCCTGCGGCAAGCCGATGCCCGCGAGCTGGGCGGGCTGTTCCGCGCGCTGGACGACGCCAGGCGCACGCATAACCAGCTCGACGAAATGCGCCTCATCAATGCCATCGAGACGCACGAGACGCATGTCGTGCCCATCATCGCGGACATCGATGCCGGGTTCGGCAATGCCGAGGCGACCTATCTTCTGGCCAAGAAGATGATCGAGGCAGGCGCCTGCGCGCTCCAGATCGAGAACCAGGTCTCGGACGAGAAGCAGTGCGGCCATCAGGACGGCAAGGTCACCGTGCCGCACGAGGACTTCCTGCAGAAGATCCGCGCGATCCGCTATGCCTTCCTCGAACTGGGCGTGGAGGACGGCATCATCGTCGCGCGCACGGATTCGCTCGGCGCAGGGCTCACCAAGCAGATCGCCTATAGCCGCGAGCCCGGCGACCTGGGCGACCAGTATAATGGCTTCCTCGATTGCGAGGAGATCGACCCCGCCGATATCGGCAACGGGGAAGTGTTCATCAGCCGTGCGGGCAAGCTGCTGCGCCCGAAGCGCCTGCCCTCGAATCTCTACCAGTTCCGCCCCGGCACGGGAGAGGATCGCTGCGTGCTGGACAGCATCACGGCGCTGCGCAACGGCGCGGACCTGCTGTGGATCGAAACCGAGAAGCCGCATATCGGGCAGATCGCCGGCATGATGGATCGCATCCGCGCGGTGATCCCCAACGCGAAGCTGGTCTACAATAATTCGCCGAGCTTCAACTGGACGCTCAATTTCCGCCAGCAGGTGTTCGATGCCTGGGAAGCGGAAGGCCGCGACGTCTCGGCCTATGACCGCGCGACGCTGATGAGCGCGGACTATGACGGCACGGCGCTGGCCAGCGAAGCGGACGAGCGCATCCGCACGTTCCAGCGCGATGCCTCGGCCCGCGCCGGCATCTTCCATCACCTCATCACCCTGCCGACCTATCACACGGCGGCGCTGAGCACGGACAATCTGGCGCGCGACTATTTCGGCGAACAGGGCATGCTCGGCTATGTCGCGGGCGTGCAGCGCCGGGAAATCCGCGAAGGCATCGCCTGCGTGAAGCACCAGAATATGGCGGGATCGGACATCGGCGACGATCACAAGGATTATTTCGCCGGGGACGCCGCGCTCAAGGCCGGTGGCGGCGCCAACACCATGAACCAGTTCGCCGCCTGA
- a CDS encoding TonB-dependent receptor — MTVLRHSLARTISRIGLASSSILASAAILATAAQAQAQAQGTATAAADENDDDVIVVTAQMREQNLQDVPLAITAVSGAQLEARSQTRLTDITAQSPNVILQQNPAGSGNSMRAFIRGVGQSDQSPSVEPGVGIYIDDIYFGTVTASAFDLTDLDRVEVLRGPQGTLAGMNSQGGAIRLYSKKPQGEGGSVEVALGNFKRRDIKASADFTVVPDALYARITGVTRNRDGYVTRYDYACLNPSDSDVVSGAIPRLAAVGTDCKLGELGNQSMYALRGSLRLAPAGSPLEINVSADYTRDESATQASVLIASAESASKGTASPSNRSGMSIPYQGVAFDDRFVPYGKYRRASSPLNDGYASYANFYDPGVMYSAAGPQPAGAPPSAIPAGAPLGPFIAPSASQVDGWGVSGTIDYEISPFFSLKSITGYRKYFSQSGSDNDNSPIVFIQDNSKFHHRQFSQELRLSGNLVNDTVHVTLGGYYYDAATRYEARIHTPFSGFCAAATPCFSFINDDTADLTTYAGFGNVAWDVTDRLTLEGGVRVTHQRKDYTFGRFNPDGLGEYLPLSNPENPLSGQVGTYKETLTDLRLAASYKVTPDVMLYAQYATGFKGGGISPRPYSFYQIRPFGAEKLKSYELGFKGDFLDRRVRLNVTGFYMDYEGYQGVPQVCIGLDGQELPPDRGGVSGLCGQYLNIGNAEVKGFELETTIRPVRGWSIDGSWSLTDFTFTSINYPTTSIVVGASRPGIGKWKWSIGTQYEADLGFGTLTPRVDVNYTPGYCGDFLCSPNAQVAKFTMVNARIAFQTIEKDWTVAVEATNLFDKYYFLNKFQNAFYTTGQPGRPREVALTVRRNF; from the coding sequence ATGACGGTTTTACGGCATAGTCTCGCGCGCACGATATCGCGGATCGGCCTGGCGAGCAGTAGCATTCTCGCCAGCGCGGCCATCCTCGCGACCGCCGCGCAGGCGCAGGCGCAGGCGCAGGGCACGGCGACAGCCGCCGCGGACGAGAATGACGACGATGTGATCGTGGTCACTGCCCAGATGCGCGAGCAGAACCTGCAGGATGTTCCGCTCGCGATCACCGCCGTCAGCGGCGCGCAGCTCGAGGCGCGCAGCCAGACGCGGCTCACGGACATCACCGCGCAGTCGCCGAACGTGATCCTGCAGCAGAACCCTGCCGGCTCCGGCAACTCGATGCGCGCCTTCATTCGCGGCGTCGGCCAGTCCGACCAGAGCCCCTCGGTGGAGCCGGGCGTCGGCATCTATATCGATGACATCTATTTCGGCACGGTGACGGCCTCGGCCTTCGACTTGACCGACCTCGATCGCGTCGAGGTGCTGCGCGGCCCGCAAGGCACACTCGCGGGCATGAACTCGCAGGGCGGCGCCATCAGGCTCTATTCCAAGAAGCCGCAGGGCGAAGGCGGTTCCGTCGAGGTGGCGCTCGGCAATTTCAAGCGCCGCGACATCAAGGCCAGCGCGGATTTCACCGTGGTGCCCGACGCGCTCTACGCCCGCATCACCGGCGTCACGCGCAATCGCGACGGCTATGTGACGCGCTATGATTATGCCTGCCTCAATCCGAGCGATTCCGATGTGGTCTCGGGCGCCATCCCGCGCCTCGCCGCGGTCGGCACGGACTGCAAGCTCGGGGAGCTGGGCAACCAGTCCATGTATGCGTTGCGCGGGTCGCTGCGCCTCGCGCCGGCGGGCAGCCCGCTCGAGATCAATGTCTCGGCCGACTACACGCGGGACGAGTCCGCCACGCAGGCATCGGTGCTGATCGCATCGGCGGAATCAGCCTCGAAAGGCACCGCCAGCCCCTCCAACCGCTCGGGCATGAGCATTCCCTATCAGGGCGTCGCGTTCGACGATCGCTTCGTGCCTTATGGCAAGTATCGCCGGGCCAGTTCGCCGCTGAACGATGGCTATGCGAGCTATGCCAATTTCTACGATCCCGGCGTTATGTACTCGGCCGCCGGACCGCAGCCCGCCGGTGCGCCGCCCAGCGCCATTCCCGCCGGCGCGCCGCTCGGCCCGTTCATCGCGCCGTCCGCCAGCCAGGTGGATGGCTGGGGCGTCTCGGGCACGATCGATTATGAGATCAGCCCCTTCTTCTCGCTCAAGTCGATCACCGGCTATCGCAAATATTTCAGCCAGAGCGGATCGGACAACGACAACTCGCCGATCGTATTCATCCAGGACAATTCCAAGTTCCATCACCGCCAGTTCAGCCAGGAGCTGCGTCTCTCGGGCAATCTGGTCAACGATACGGTGCATGTGACGCTGGGCGGCTATTATTATGACGCCGCGACCCGGTATGAGGCGCGCATCCACACGCCCTTCTCCGGCTTCTGCGCGGCTGCGACGCCCTGCTTCTCGTTCATCAATGACGATACGGCCGATCTCACGACCTATGCCGGCTTCGGCAATGTCGCCTGGGACGTGACGGACCGGCTGACGCTGGAAGGCGGCGTGCGCGTCACGCACCAGCGCAAGGATTATACGTTCGGCCGTTTCAATCCGGATGGGCTCGGCGAATATCTGCCGCTCAGCAACCCGGAGAATCCGCTGTCCGGTCAGGTCGGCACCTACAAGGAGACGCTGACCGACCTGCGCCTCGCCGCGTCCTACAAGGTGACGCCGGACGTGATGCTCTATGCGCAGTACGCGACCGGCTTCAAGGGCGGCGGCATTTCCCCGCGTCCCTACAGCTTCTACCAGATCCGCCCGTTCGGCGCCGAGAAGCTGAAATCCTATGAGCTTGGCTTCAAGGGCGACTTCCTCGACCGCCGGGTGCGCCTGAACGTCACCGGCTTCTACATGGATTATGAGGGCTATCAGGGCGTGCCGCAGGTCTGCATCGGGCTTGACGGCCAGGAACTGCCGCCGGATCGCGGCGGCGTCTCGGGCCTGTGCGGCCAGTATCTGAACATCGGCAATGCCGAGGTGAAGGGTTTCGAGCTCGAGACGACGATCCGCCCGGTGCGCGGCTGGTCGATCGACGGATCGTGGAGCCTCACGGACTTCACCTTCACCTCCATCAATTATCCCACCACCTCCATCGTGGTCGGGGCCAGCCGGCCGGGCATCGGCAAGTGGAAGTGGAGCATCGGCACTCAGTATGAAGCCGATCTCGGCTTCGGCACGCTCACCCCGCGCGTCGACGTGAACTACACGCCCGGCTATTGCGGCGACTTCCTCTGCTCGCCCAACGCGCAGGTCGCCAAGTTCACGATGGTCAATGCGCGCATCGCGTTCCAGACCATCGAGAAGGACTGGACCGTCGCGGTGGAAGCCACGAACCTGTTCGACAAATATTATTTCCTGAACAAGTTCCAGAACGCGTTCTACACCACGGGCCAGCCGGGCCGCCCGCGCGAAGTGGCGCTGACGGTGCGTCGCAACTTCTGA
- a CDS encoding GIY-YIG nuclease family protein: MKSEDRKAAVAAYKERKVEAGIYAVRCTASDQLWIGSAPDLSTIRNRLWFTLQQGRNSHRSLQEAWTAHGSETFTFEVIDRLTDDEASSSSRTAALRSLHAEWIEEMNGIRI; the protein is encoded by the coding sequence ATGAAGAGCGAGGATCGGAAGGCGGCTGTCGCGGCCTACAAGGAACGAAAGGTGGAGGCCGGCATCTATGCCGTCCGATGCACGGCATCCGATCAACTGTGGATCGGCAGCGCGCCGGATCTGTCCACCATCCGGAACCGTCTCTGGTTTACGCTGCAACAGGGCCGTAATTCGCATCGATCGCTTCAGGAGGCATGGACTGCGCATGGAAGCGAGACGTTCACCTTCGAGGTCATCGATCGCCTGACCGATGATGAAGCTTCGAGTTCCAGCCGGACCGCAGCGCTCAGGAGCCTCCATGCCGAATGGATAGAGGAGATGAATGGCATCCGTATCTAG
- a CDS encoding helix-turn-helix domain-containing protein, whose protein sequence is MARNALYMGPRLKRVRRDLGLTQANMAADLDISPSYVALMERNQRPVTAELLLRLARTYHVDIGALAEDGGEELAARLGAVLREPIFADIDLPALDVADIATSYPGFAEALLRLHTAYGEERLELAQRRETGAGEGAAGPSLSNPVAEARTFLAARRNCFPRLDDSAAAVAEGMPGQGQGQDALVRRFEERHGLRVLFVEPDLILGAQRFHDLHRRQLMISKRLDHPSRRFQLALQLALLEADGEIGRLVSEGAFTSDNARRMARRALAGYWAAALLMPYRPFLRAARQTRYDVEALSREFGVSFEQAAHRLTTLQRAGEEGVPFFFIRLDAAGNVSKRLDGAGFPFARHGGACPLWTVHSVFQTPGRIVTQRLELPDGERFFSIARTVSAGGGAWGAPVMSRAVALACAEEHMGLLVYGDGAAAMAPTPIGIACHLCHRPRCLARAAPPLGRDLRSDDYRDTGIPFAFAGD, encoded by the coding sequence ATGGCACGCAATGCGCTTTACATGGGCCCGCGCCTCAAGCGGGTCCGCCGCGATCTGGGGCTTACCCAGGCCAATATGGCCGCCGATCTCGATATCTCGCCCTCCTATGTGGCGCTGATGGAGCGTAACCAGCGGCCGGTGACGGCGGAGCTGCTGCTCCGGCTCGCCCGTACATATCATGTCGACATCGGCGCCCTTGCCGAGGATGGCGGCGAGGAACTGGCGGCCCGGCTCGGCGCCGTGCTCAGGGAGCCGATCTTTGCCGATATCGATCTTCCCGCGCTGGACGTTGCGGACATCGCGACCAGCTATCCCGGTTTCGCCGAGGCGCTGCTGCGCCTCCATACGGCTTATGGCGAGGAGCGGCTGGAGCTGGCGCAGCGGCGGGAAACCGGCGCGGGCGAGGGGGCGGCCGGGCCGTCGCTCTCCAACCCGGTCGCCGAGGCACGCACCTTCCTCGCCGCGCGGCGCAATTGCTTCCCGCGGCTGGACGACAGTGCCGCCGCCGTCGCCGAGGGGATGCCGGGGCAGGGGCAGGGGCAGGACGCGCTGGTCCGCCGCTTCGAGGAGCGGCACGGGCTGCGCGTGCTCTTCGTCGAGCCGGACCTGATCCTGGGCGCGCAGCGCTTCCATGATCTGCATCGCCGGCAGCTCATGATCAGCAAGCGGCTGGACCATCCCTCGCGGCGCTTCCAGCTTGCCCTGCAACTCGCGCTGCTGGAAGCGGATGGCGAGATCGGCCGGCTGGTGAGCGAGGGGGCTTTCACCAGCGATAATGCCCGGCGCATGGCGCGCCGCGCGCTCGCCGGCTACTGGGCGGCCGCTTTGCTGATGCCCTATCGCCCGTTCCTGCGGGCGGCACGGCAGACGCGCTATGATGTCGAGGCGCTATCCCGCGAGTTCGGCGTCAGCTTCGAGCAGGCGGCGCATCGCCTCACCACGCTTCAGCGGGCGGGGGAGGAAGGCGTGCCTTTCTTCTTCATCCGGCTCGATGCGGCGGGCAATGTCTCCAAGCGACTGGACGGGGCAGGCTTCCCCTTCGCGCGTCATGGCGGCGCCTGCCCGCTCTGGACCGTCCATTCCGTCTTCCAGACCCCCGGGCGCATCGTCACCCAGCGGCTGGAGTTGCCGGACGGCGAGCGCTTCTTCTCCATCGCGCGCACCGTCTCCGCGGGGGGCGGGGCGTGGGGCGCGCCGGTCATGTCGCGGGCCGTGGCGCTGGCCTGCGCGGAGGAGCATATGGGCCTGCTGGTCTATGGCGACGGTGCCGCAGCGATGGCGCCCACGCCCATCGGCATCGCCTGCCATCTGTGCCACCGCCCCCGATGCCTTGCCCGCGCCGCCCCGCCGCTGGGGCGCGACCTGCGCTCCGACGATTATCGCGACACCGGCATCCCCTTCGCCTTCGCGGGCGACTAG
- a CDS encoding ester cyclase, which produces MTTQDKRKQRLAAFIRQIWDEGEADAADGYIAETYRIHHDPGDPWEGQSLDRAGFRERVRMSRAAFPDQRFDIQALFADGDAVVMTWLWTGTHQGDLPGFPATGRAIHMSGATVYMFDSAERLTGHWQVTDRLGVFQQLQRNR; this is translated from the coding sequence ATGACGACGCAGGATAAGCGCAAGCAGCGGCTCGCCGCTTTCATCCGGCAGATCTGGGATGAAGGTGAAGCGGACGCGGCTGACGGCTATATCGCGGAAACATACAGGATTCACCACGATCCGGGCGATCCCTGGGAGGGCCAAAGCCTTGATCGCGCCGGGTTCAGGGAGCGGGTGCGCATGTCGCGGGCGGCCTTTCCCGACCAGCGCTTCGACATCCAGGCCTTGTTCGCCGATGGCGACGCTGTCGTCATGACCTGGCTCTGGACCGGCACGCATCAAGGCGACCTTCCGGGCTTCCCGGCAACCGGCCGAGCGATCCACATGTCGGGCGCAACGGTCTATATGTTCGACAGCGCAGAGCGTCTGACCGGTCATTGGCAGGTCACGGATCGGCTCGGCGTCTTTCAGCAGCTCCAGCGCAACCGGTGA
- a CDS encoding DUF2239 family protein, giving the protein MTSYLSTPCTAFAGHQRIASGALIDVALAIKAAEAGTQGPVLTFNDTTGAVIELDLRGTTAEIVTRLTERSELEGAAGTRHAPAGVPGRSRGRPKLGVVAREVTLLPRHWEWLARQSGGASQALRRLVDEARRADGGRTDRKAAQERCYRFLSTLAGNLPGYEEAIRALFAGEDEDFVDRMASWPPDVRDYARALARPNPDEERS; this is encoded by the coding sequence ATGACCAGTTATCTGTCCACACCCTGCACGGCCTTTGCCGGCCACCAGCGCATCGCCAGCGGCGCGCTGATCGATGTGGCCTTGGCGATCAAGGCAGCCGAAGCCGGAACGCAAGGCCCGGTTCTCACCTTCAATGACACGACCGGCGCGGTGATCGAGCTCGATCTTCGGGGCACCACTGCGGAGATCGTCACCCGGTTGACCGAGCGCAGCGAGCTTGAGGGGGCAGCCGGGACGCGGCATGCGCCGGCCGGTGTGCCCGGCCGTTCGCGAGGCCGGCCAAAGCTGGGCGTCGTTGCGCGTGAAGTGACTTTGCTGCCGCGTCATTGGGAATGGCTTGCAAGGCAGTCGGGAGGCGCCTCGCAGGCGTTGCGCCGCCTCGTTGACGAAGCCCGTCGGGCCGATGGCGGGCGGACCGATCGCAAGGCCGCACAGGAGCGCTGCTACCGCTTCCTGTCCACGCTCGCAGGCAACCTGCCGGGTTATGAGGAAGCGATCCGCGCTCTGTTCGCTGGCGAGGATGAAGATTTCGTCGACCGGATGGCGAGCTGGCCTCCGGATGTTCGGGACTATGCCCGGGCGCTGGCCCGGCCGAATCCCGATGAGGAACGATCATGA
- a CDS encoding TonB-dependent receptor plug domain-containing protein, producing the protein MPALILQPRLPAFAAGASLRALGVSLALLASPALAQESAPLPQDTAVPQEEPVSEEAIVVTGSRIARSGFDQPTPVTVVGADQIQRQAAVNVAQVLNDLPSFRPQATPTTNAIFTNNIGASTADLRGLGANRTLVLVNGRRVVPSTVQGGSFASAGAVDLNMIPASLIQRAEVVTGGASAAYGSDAVAGVVNILLDTRLNGITGSAQYGINDVGDGKQYMLSLAAGTGFAGGRGHIVAGIEYSDDKGSRDCYSRDWCAQSYNTVSNPYVAGSGNTRRVLEGQPGVLILPNTRTATAAENGLIPRLPGPPNPALIASGLLGMEFRPDGTLVPHDYGAYYGVPIFQSGGGDPQQAFYMNFPISAPVERLNGFAHAEFELSDVVTIFAEGSYGRVKGSTLSAQRRDLGNLTIRADNAFLPDSVANAMAANRLATIPFGRVWNDIGPQRAEVTRETYRAVVGLNAKMWGDWTFDAYYQFGRTDYSQRGYNTTITPRINFAMDAVDDGSGNIVCRGVRDGVAAAAGCVPINPFGNGSAITNPAAVAYVTGTVEQDTRLTQNVVAATMQGTLFEGWAGAIKGATGVEFRQDLARGDADPISRALQFYTGPGSPISGKVDVFEAFGELVVPLMPGAEVNGAVRYTDYSTSGDVITWKVGLDVAPLDWLRFRGTRSRDIRAPNLFELFGPTQTSFQSVPNPWRGGAQDLPMVLLGGNTQLVPEEADTWTVGVVLQPNIGSAGRLRLSVDYYDIKLEKAVSTLGGAVIVNGCFNGVTELCSLITRSDTDEITQIVNRNINLGSLTTRGWDVEASYTLPFDLLGGQISLRGLATIVDDLITDSASGRVNRAGMNGSPVSLPSGVPDYTINGYVTYTSDLATLQLQVRHISSGVYNAELIGPHQDGYDPLLPNSISDNYIGAWTYFNINAGVNVWKRGDQKLEIFGVINNLFDKDPPKDAPSSFGPTNNVLYDVLGRAYRIGARFKF; encoded by the coding sequence ATGCCCGCACTCATCCTTCAACCGCGTCTTCCGGCGTTCGCCGCCGGTGCGAGCCTTCGCGCGCTGGGTGTGAGCCTTGCCCTGCTCGCAAGCCCGGCTCTCGCTCAGGAGTCCGCGCCGCTGCCGCAGGACACCGCTGTTCCGCAGGAAGAGCCCGTCTCGGAAGAAGCGATCGTCGTCACGGGTTCGCGCATCGCGCGGTCCGGCTTCGATCAGCCCACGCCCGTGACCGTGGTCGGCGCGGACCAGATCCAGCGCCAGGCCGCCGTGAACGTGGCGCAGGTCCTCAATGACCTTCCGTCCTTCCGGCCGCAGGCGACCCCGACGACCAACGCCATCTTCACGAACAACATCGGCGCATCCACCGCCGACCTTCGCGGCCTCGGCGCCAACCGCACGCTGGTGCTGGTCAATGGCCGCCGCGTCGTTCCCTCGACCGTGCAGGGCGGCTCCTTCGCCAGCGCCGGCGCTGTCGACCTCAACATGATCCCGGCCTCGCTCATCCAGCGCGCCGAAGTCGTGACGGGCGGCGCCTCGGCAGCTTATGGTTCGGACGCCGTCGCCGGCGTGGTGAACATCCTGCTCGATACGCGCCTCAACGGTATCACCGGTTCGGCACAATATGGCATCAACGATGTCGGTGACGGCAAGCAGTACATGCTCTCGCTGGCGGCAGGCACCGGCTTCGCCGGCGGCCGCGGCCACATCGTCGCGGGCATCGAATATTCGGACGACAAGGGTTCGCGCGATTGCTACTCGCGCGACTGGTGTGCCCAGTCCTACAATACGGTGAGCAATCCCTATGTTGCCGGCAGCGGCAACACCCGCCGTGTCCTCGAGGGCCAGCCGGGCGTGCTCATCCTGCCCAACACGCGCACCGCCACCGCGGCCGAGAACGGCCTCATCCCCCGCCTGCCCGGACCGCCGAACCCGGCACTGATCGCGTCCGGCCTGCTCGGCATGGAGTTCCGTCCCGACGGCACGCTCGTTCCGCACGATTATGGCGCTTATTACGGCGTGCCGATCTTCCAGAGCGGCGGCGGCGATCCCCAGCAGGCGTTCTACATGAACTTCCCGATCTCGGCGCCGGTCGAGCGGCTCAACGGCTTCGCGCATGCGGAGTTCGAGCTGAGCGACGTCGTGACGATCTTCGCCGAGGGGTCCTATGGCCGCGTCAAGGGCAGCACGCTCAGCGCCCAGCGCCGCGATCTCGGCAATCTCACGATCCGTGCCGACAATGCCTTCCTGCCGGATAGCGTCGCCAATGCGATGGCCGCCAATCGCCTTGCGACCATTCCGTTCGGTCGCGTCTGGAATGACATCGGCCCGCAGCGCGCGGAAGTGACGCGCGAGACCTATCGCGCCGTCGTCGGCCTGAATGCCAAGATGTGGGGCGACTGGACGTTCGACGCTTATTACCAGTTCGGCCGCACCGATTATTCGCAGCGCGGTTACAACACCACGATCACGCCCCGCATCAATTTCGCGATGGATGCGGTTGACGACGGCAGCGGCAACATCGTCTGCCGCGGCGTGCGCGATGGCGTGGCGGCGGCTGCCGGCTGCGTTCCCATCAATCCCTTCGGCAATGGTTCGGCCATCACCAATCCGGCGGCTGTCGCTTATGTCACCGGCACGGTGGAGCAGGACACGCGCCTGACGCAGAATGTCGTCGCGGCGACCATGCAGGGCACGCTGTTCGAGGGCTGGGCAGGCGCGATCAAGGGCGCGACCGGCGTCGAGTTCCGTCAGGACCTCGCGCGCGGCGATGCCGATCCGATCTCCCGCGCGCTGCAGTTCTACACCGGCCCGGGCTCGCCGATCAGCGGCAAGGTCGATGTGTTCGAGGCGTTCGGCGAGCTGGTGGTGCCGCTGATGCCGGGTGCGGAAGTCAATGGCGCCGTGCGCTATACCGACTATTCGACCAGCGGCGACGTCATCACCTGGAAGGTCGGCCTCGATGTCGCCCCGCTCGACTGGCTGCGCTTCCGCGGCACGCGTTCGCGTGACATCCGCGCGCCCAACCTGTTCGAGCTGTTCGGCCCGACGCAGACCAGCTTCCAGTCGGTGCCCAACCCCTGGCGCGGCGGTGCGCAGGATCTCCCGATGGTGCTGCTCGGCGGCAACACGCAGCTGGTGCCCGAGGAAGCGGATACCTGGACCGTCGGTGTCGTGCTCCAGCCGAACATCGGTTCGGCCGGTCGCCTTCGCCTGTCCGTCGACTATTACGACATCAAGCTGGAGAAGGCCGTTTCGACGCTCGGCGGCGCGGTCATCGTCAATGGCTGCTTCAACGGTGTGACCGAGCTCTGCTCGCTCATCACGCGCAGCGACACGGACGAGATCACGCAGATCGTCAACCGCAACATCAACCTGGGCAGCCTGACCACGCGTGGCTGGGACGTCGAGGCGAGCTACACCTTGCCGTTCGACCTGCTGGGCGGCCAGATCTCGCTGCGCGGCCTTGCCACCATCGTCGATGATCTCATCACGGACTCGGCGAGCGGCCGCGTCAACCGCGCGGGCATGAACGGTTCGCCGGTGTCGCTGCCCTCGGGCGTGCCGGACTACACGATCAACGGCTATGTCACGTACACGAGCGATCTGGCGACCCTGCAGCTGCAGGTGCGTCACATCTCGAGCGGCGTCTACAATGCCGAGCTCATCGGTCCGCATCAGGACGGCTATGATCCGCTGCTGCCCAACAGCATCAGCGACAACTATATCGGCGCCTGGACCTATTTTAACATCAATGCCGGCGTGAACGTGTGGAAGCGTGGCGACCAGAAGCTGGAAATCTTCGGCGTCATCAACAACCTGTTCGACAAGGATCCGCCGAAGGACGCACCGTCCAGCTTCGGTCCGACGAATAACGTTCTCTATGACGTGCTGGGCCGCGCTTATCGCATCGGCGCGCGCTTCAAGTTCTGA